In Cheilinus undulatus linkage group 14, ASM1832078v1, whole genome shotgun sequence, a genomic segment contains:
- the LOC121521106 gene encoding zinc finger protein 454-like isoform X2, whose amino-acid sequence MSGFEELHRHRKLLDVILIPEIKLHRAVLPADTQQLLVIKKESPQEDTEPPLIKEEEEELWISQEGEQFQGVEEADTKFLFSSSPVKSEDDDEEKPQSSQLHERQKEEMETGANGAEPARISDPEKHLQPATEAKTVESSGGETDDSDDWRETREHQSGSKSATNIKNKRPKSKKSHSCSVCGKTFSRVSNLTRHTRIHSGEKPFSCSECNKGFCDKGELNRHMRIHTGEKPFSCSVCSRRFIRKTHLEAHMRIHSGEKPFSCSVCSKRFTQRCSMDAHMKIHSGEKPFSCSVCKKRFMQKNYMKAHMRIHTGEKLFSCSVCMKSFSCKGNLNKHTRIHTGDKYLKLL is encoded by the exons TGCTTCCTGCAGACACCCAGCAGCTGTTGGTGATTAAAAAAGAGAGCCCCCAGGAGGACACTGAGCCCCCACTCAttaaggaggaagaggaggaactGTGGATCAGTCAAGAGGGAGAGCAGTTTCAAGGAGTGGAGGAGGCTGACACCAAGTTCCTCTTCAGTTCTTCCCCTGTGAagagtgaagatgatgatgaagagaaacctcagTCCTCACAGCTTCATGAGAGACAAAAGGAAGAGATGGAAACAGGAGCAAATGGAGCAGAACCAGCCAGGATCTCGGATCCAGAGAAACATTTACAACCAGCAACTGAGGCCAAGACTGTAGAGAGTTCTGGAGGagagactgatgacagtgatgATTGGAGGGAGACCAGAGAACATCAGTCAGGTTCAAAGTCTgcaacaaacattaaaaataagagACCCAAGAGTAAGAAATCACACAGCTGTTCTGTGTGTGGTAAAACATTCAGCAGAGTAAGCAACTTGACACGACACACAAGAATTCACTCAGGAGAGAAacctttcagctgctctgagtgcaATAAAGGTTTCTGTGATAAAGGAGAACTGAACAGGCACATGaggattcacacaggagagaaacccttcagttgCTCTGTTTGCAGCAGAAG ATTTATACGGAAAACTCATCTGGAAGCTCACATGAGGATTCACTCAGGAGAGAAacctttcagctgctctgtttgcagCAAAAGATTTACGCAGAGATGTAGTATGGACGCTCACATGAAGATTCACTCAGGagaaaaacccttcagctgctctgtttgcaagaaaagatttatgcaaaaaaattatATGAAAGCTCACATGaggattcacacaggagagaaactcttcagctgctctgtctGCATGAAAAGTTTCTCTTGCAAAGGAAATCTAAACAAACACACGAGGATTCACACTGGAGACAAATACCTGAAGTTGCTCTGA
- the LOC121521106 gene encoding gastrula zinc finger protein XlCGF57.1-like isoform X1, with product MSGFEELHRHRKLLDVILIPEIKLHRAVLPADTQQLLVIKKESPQEDTEPPLIKEEEEELWISQEGEQFQGVEEADTKFLFSSSPVKSEDDDEEKPQSSQLHERQKEEMETGANGAEPARISDPEKHLQPATEAKTVESSGGETDDSDDWRETREHQSGSKSATNIKNKRPKSKKSHSCSVCGKTFSRVSNLTRHTRIHSGEKPFSCSECNKGFCDKGELNRHMRIHTGEKPFSCSVCSRRFRRRTHMVTHMLTHSEVKPFSCSVCSKRFTQKAGMDDHMRIHSGDKPFSCSVCSRRFRRRPHLVRHMLTHSEVKPFSCSVCNKRFRQRSTLVRHMLTHSEAKPFSCFVCSKTFIRKTHLEAHMRIHSGEKPFSCSVCSKRFTQRCSMDAHMKIHSGEKPFSCSVCKKRFMQKNYMKAHMRIHTGEKLFSCSVCMKSFSCKGNLNKHTRIHTGDKYLKLL from the coding sequence TGCTTCCTGCAGACACCCAGCAGCTGTTGGTGATTAAAAAAGAGAGCCCCCAGGAGGACACTGAGCCCCCACTCAttaaggaggaagaggaggaactGTGGATCAGTCAAGAGGGAGAGCAGTTTCAAGGAGTGGAGGAGGCTGACACCAAGTTCCTCTTCAGTTCTTCCCCTGTGAagagtgaagatgatgatgaagagaaacctcagTCCTCACAGCTTCATGAGAGACAAAAGGAAGAGATGGAAACAGGAGCAAATGGAGCAGAACCAGCCAGGATCTCGGATCCAGAGAAACATTTACAACCAGCAACTGAGGCCAAGACTGTAGAGAGTTCTGGAGGagagactgatgacagtgatgATTGGAGGGAGACCAGAGAACATCAGTCAGGTTCAAAGTCTgcaacaaacattaaaaataagagACCCAAGAGTAAGAAATCACACAGCTGTTCTGTGTGTGGTAAAACATTCAGCAGAGTAAGCAACTTGACACGACACACAAGAATTCACTCAGGAGAGAAacctttcagctgctctgagtgcaATAAAGGTTTCTGTGATAAAGGAGAACTGAACAGGCACATGaggattcacacaggagagaaacccttcagttgCTCTGTTTGCAGCAGAAGATTTAGACGGAGAACTCATATGGTCACTCACATGTTAACCCATTCAGAAgtgaaacccttcagctgctctgtttgcagCAAAAGATTTACACAGAAAGCTGGTATGGACGATCACATGAGGATTCACTCAGGAGATAAACCCTTCAGCTGTTCTGTTTGCAGCAGGAGATTTAGACGGAGACCTCATTTGGTCCGTCACATGTTAACCCATTCAGAAGTGAAacctttcagctgctctgtgtgcAACAAAAGATTTAGACAGAGAAGTACTTTGGTCCGTCACATGTTAACTCATTCAGAAgcgaaacccttcagctgctttGTTTGCAGCAAAACATTTATACGGAAAACTCATCTGGAAGCTCACATGAGGATTCACTCAGGAGAGAAacctttcagctgctctgtttgcagCAAAAGATTTACGCAGAGATGTAGTATGGACGCTCACATGAAGATTCACTCAGGagaaaaacccttcagctgctctgtttgcaagaaaagatttatgcaaaaaaattatATGAAAGCTCACATGaggattcacacaggagagaaactcttcagctgctctgtctGCATGAAAAGTTTCTCTTGCAAAGGAAATCTAAACAAACACACGAGGATTCACACTGGAGACAAATACCTGAAGTTGCTCTGA